The region GCAGTGAGTTCGCGCTCATCGCCTCCCGCCGGACGGTGATCGAGCCGTTGGCCGCACTGTCGAAACGCGCCCGCTGGGCGTTGTCGGCGATGAACCAGATCCCGTTGATGATCGCCGGCGCGCAGCTCGGCATCACGGTCTGCTCGCTGGGGCTGGGCGCGATCGCCGAGCCGGCCCTGGCGCACCTGCTGGAGCCGCCGTTCCACGCGGCCGGGCTGCCCGAGAGTGCGGTACACCCGGTGGCGTTCGTGCTGGCCCTGGGCGTCGTGGTCTTCCTGCACACGGTCGTCGGCGAGATGGTGCCGAAGAACATCACGCTGGCCGGTCCGGAGGTCTCCGCGCTCTGGCTCGGCCCGGCGATGCTGGCGTTCTGCGTGGCCACCAAGCCGCTGCTGCTCGCGATGAAGTGGGCGGCCCGCCGGGTGCTCGCGTTCTGGCGCATCGAAGCGTCCGAGGCGGTGAAGACCGTCTTCACCGCCGAGGAGTTGGCCGGGCTCGTCTCGCAGGCGCGCACCGAGGGTCTGCTCGACGAGGAGCAGCACGTACGGATCACCGGCGCGCTGGCCCTGCACAGCCGAACGGCGGCGGACGCGCTACAACCGTGGTCGACGGTGGTCACGGTGGCCGAGGACGTCTCACCGGCCTCGCTGGAGGTGCTGGCGACGCGGACCGGCCGGTCCCGGTTCCCGGTGGTGCAGCGGTCGACCCGCCGGGTGCTCGGCTTCGTGCACGTCAAGGACGTGCTCGGGTACGCCGGGCAGGGTCGCCGGTCGCCCGTGCCGGCCCGGGTCTACCGACCGCTGGCGGTGGTGCCGCCGGAGCGCACGCTGGCCGACCTGCTGCTGGCCATGCGCCGCGAGCGGCGGCACATGGTGCTGGTCAGCGACGGCCGGCGCCCTCTAGGTGTGGTCACCCTCGATGACGTATTGACCGCAATCGTTGGGTGAATGACCAATACCCTTGGTGTGCAAGCAGTTGCACGACAGTGATGGTTCCTTCGCCCGCCTTGATTACCGCTCCGAGCTTCCCTAATGTGAGGCACCGACCGCTGTGGGTCGTCTGCCTCGGCCCTTCCCTCACGCGAGGCGCCCGGCGGTCGGTTGCAAAGGAGTCGGTGCCGGTGGCAACCATGCCCCCTCATCGTCACGACCTGAAAATGTCTGCTCGGCCAGGGCGCCTCCGCCGCGGCGCCCACCGCCTGCTGGTCCTGGTCGCCGCCGCCGCAGTCGGCGCCGGTCTGCTCGCCGCGCCGGCGCACGCCGAGCCCACGGTCGACGAGATCGAGGCGCAGATCGACAAGAAGTGGGAGCAGTTGGAGCCCACCATCGAGCAGTACAACAAGGTTCGGGCGCAGCTGAAGGTCAACCGGCAGAAGTCGGCAGACCTGCAGAAGAAGATCGAGCCGCTGGCGTTGCAGAGTGAACTGGCGCTCAACCGGGTCGGCGACCTCGCGTCCCGTTACTACATCTCCGGCCCGTCGCACGACATCGGATCGCTGCTGGTCAGCGTCAAGCCGGACACGCTCACCGAGCAGCTCACCGTCCTCGACCGGCTGGCCGCGCAGGAGCGCAAGGAGGTCGAAAGTGTGCTGGCCGTGCGGGCCAAGTACGACGGCGAGAAGCAGAAGTTGGACGCGCTGATCGCCACCCAGACCACGCAGCAGAACGAGCTGGCGGCCAAGAAGAAGCAGATCGACGCCGAGATCAAGCAGCTTGAGGCGTCGATGCCCAAGACCACGGTCAAGACCGCCGGCTGCCCGACAATCAACGGTGTGACCAGCACGGCTGCCCAGAAGGCCATCAAGACCGCCTGCCAGCAGGTCGGTGATCCGTACGTCTGGGGCGCCACCGGGCCGAACTCGTTCGACTGCTCGGGCTTGACCCAGTACGCCTACAAGTCGGCCGGGATCTACCTCACTCACCACACCGGTGACCAGTGGAATGAGGGCAAGGCGGTCGCGCGAGCCGATGCCCGCCCCGGTGACCTGGTCTTCTTCTTCTCCGGCCTGAGTCATGTGGGGCTGTATCTGGGTAACAACCAGATGGTGCACGCGCCGCGGGCCGGCAAACCGGTGCAGGTGGCCAGCATCAACACCATGCCCGTGGCCGGTTTCCGCAGACCCGGCTGATCCACGAGCGTGACGAGGGCCCCGGTCGGACGACCGGGGCCCTCTGTCGTCACTGGACCCGTCCGCACCCTCGGTAACCCTGCCCGACCGGTACGGAGTGTCACGGCCGCACGGGTTGCGGATCGGTAACAGGCGTCTCTACTCTGGTCATTTGTCGGCCCGACAGCAGCTCCGCCCAGCCCGGGCGGTAACGGACCGACACCGCCGAGTCGTTTCCGAGCGAACCGGGGACCCAGGTCCCTCGGGGTGAATCCGCAGCCACTGCGGTAGGGCGCCGACTTCCCGCCCGAACCCGTCAGCTAACCCGGTAGGCGGTCAGGAAGAAGGAGTACGGAACCCCGGTGGCACTCCATGCCCCGCGGCCGTCGTCCGAGCGGTCGGCAGCAGCCGGCCCGACGTCGATCGTGCCGCGCCCACGCTGGTCCCGCTTCACCGCCGCTCTCGCCGCGCTGGTCGGCGTCGCCGTCGTCCTGACCGGCAGCGCCGCTGTGGCCCACGCCGACCCGTCGGTCGCCGAGATCGAGCGCCAGATCGACGAGGACTGGAACAAGCTCGAACCGATCATCGAACGGCACAACGCCACCCGGGCCGACCTCGCCGTCAAGCGCAAGCAGGCGGACGCCCTGGCCACCCGGATCGCCCCGCTCGAACAGCAGGTCGACGCCGCGATGGACAAGGTCAGCGCGCTGGCCGTGCGGGCGTACAAGGGCGAGACCGTCTCGACCGTCAACGCGATGTTGGGCAGCTCGTCACCCAGCGAGGTGGTCAGTCAGCTCGAAATGCTCGACCGGTTCGCGCACAACCAGCAGCAGGACGTACGCGAGGTGGCCGACCTGCGGGACGAGTTGGCCGCGCAGAAGGCGCCGCTGGACGAGATGGTGGCCCAACTGACCCGTACCGAGGCCCAGTTGGCGGCGAAGAAGAAGCAGATCAACGAAGAGATCGACCGGCTGCAGAAGCTGCGCCTCAAGGTGTACGGCAACGGCGGCGGCGGCCCGCTGCGTCCGGCGCCCTGCCCCGCCAGCTATCCCGGCGGCGCTGCGGGCACGGCGGTCAAGTTCGCCTGCGCGCAGATCGGCAAGCCGTACGTGTGGGGCGCCGAGGGCCCGAACTCGTACGACTGCTCCGGGCTCATGCTGGCCGCCTGGGCGAAGGCCGGTGTGTCGTTGCCGCACAACGCCGCCCAGCAGAGCCGAGTCACCAAGGACGTCAGCAAGGCCGACCTGCGCCCTGGCGACCTGGTCTTCTACTACAGCGACATCCACCACGTCGGCATGTACGTCGGCGACGGCTGGGTGGTGCACGCCTCACAGGCCGGCCAACCGGTCAAGATGAAGAAGGTCGACGACGGCCCGATCCACAGCTACGGCCGTCCAGGCTGATCGAGAGTGACCGAAGGGCCCGTCGCGATCCCGTCGCGGCGGGCCCTCGCCGTCAGGCGGTCAGCGGGTCGGCCAGGTGCGCCAGTGCTGCCAGGCGCGACTCGGTGTCGGGCCCCGCTGGCCCTGGTAGCGGGATCCGTAGACCACCGAGCCGTACGGGTGCTCGGCCGGCGAGGAGAGCCGGAAGATGCAGAGCTGCCCGATCTTCATGCCCGGCCAGAGGGTGATCGGCAGGTTCGCCACGTTGGAGAGCTCAAGCGTCACGTGACCGGAGAAGCCCGGGTCGATGAACCCGGCGGTGGAGTGCGTGAGCAGCCCGAGCCGGCCCAGTGAGCTCTTGCCTTCGAGTCGGCCGGCGAGCTGGTCGCCCAGCGAGATGACCTCAAGCGTCGACGCCAGCACGAACTCGCCCGGGTGCAGCACGAACGGCTCGCCGTCGGGCACCTCGACCGCCGAGGTCAGGTCGTCCTGTTGCATCGCCGGATCGATGTGCGTGTAGAGGTGGTTGTTGAACACCCGGAACAGCCGGTCGAGTCGGACGTCGATGCTGGAGGGTTGGACCAGCGTGGGCTCGAATGGTTCCAGACCCAGCGTGCCGGCCTTGATCTCGGAGACCAGGTCGCGGTCGGAGAGCAGCATCGGACCACCATAGCGAGGCACGCGATGACCAGCGTGTCGAGGTCGCTGATCGTACATTTGTTCGATAGAATGCTCGCATGGCTTCCTGGTCCGATTTCGCCGCCGACGAGCCCCGCCTCGCCGACGGGATCCGCGTTCTCCTTCAGCAGTACGGGCCGGGCTTCGGCTATCTGGCCACGGTCCGCGCCGACGGCGGGCCCCGCGTTCATCCGGTCTCCCCGGTCATCACGGACGAGGGTCTGTTCTGCTTCATCATCGACTCTCCGAAACGCCGTGACCTCGAACGCGACGGCCGTTACGCGCTGCACTCGTTCCCTCCGGAGGAGAGCGACGACGAGGCTTACGTGGCGGGGCGTGCTCGTCCGGTGACCGATCCGGTCCGGGTGGCGCAACTGGCGCAGAGCGCCCGGGCAGAGCCGCAGGTCGACTGGCGGCTCTTCGAGTTCACCGTCGACGTGGCCATGTTGACCCGCCGTGAGCAGCAGGTCACCGGCGTTCCGGGCGTCGCGCCGGGCCGGCCGGCTGTTCGGGTCTGGCTCGACCCGCACGCCTCGTCGGCGGCGGCTGCCCCCGTCTCCGTACCGCCGGCTCGCCCGACCCGCCTCAGCCGTGACGTCCAGTGCACGGCCGCCTGACCGCGGCCCGAAAGACGTCGGTGCCGGCTCCGTCGTGGCGGAGCCGACACCGGGTGTACGCCCGCCCCGCCCCGGCGCCTCCCATGATCGACTACGCGTCAATGACGTCGCGGTGTCCCGCCAGCTCGGATACCCCGATTTTCAGCAAGCCGAGTGGATCAGCGGCGGGCTGGGGAGCCTGGGTGCACAGGCTCGACGTCTCGGGTACAGTGGTGCCGCTTGCGGGTGTAGTTCAATGGCAGAACATCAGCTTCCCAAGCTGACAGTGCGGGTTCGATTCCCGTCACCCGCTCCACCACGAAGGCCCGGCCAGGATTCAAATCTTGGGCGGGCCTTCGGTCTTGCAAGGTCACCTCGTCGAGCTTCCGGCCATCGGCTGCCGCGGCGGCCTCGCCCGTGCATCAGCGCCGGCCCGAGTGGTTGTCGGGCACCGCAGGCACACCCCTGCCATGAGCTACGACTCAGAACGCTCGCACGCGGGGTGTCGTGCGGCGGCCGGTGACCCGCGGGCCTCTGCCACGTCGGCAAAGCGGGGGCTCTTCATATTCGTGGCAAGATCTGCGGGGTGCAGGTCGGGTTACTTGGTCCATTCGAGGTCCGCACGGACGACGGCACCGTCATCGACGTGCCCGGTGCACGGCTCCGTGGGCTGTTGACCGCCCTCGCGCTCAGCCCGGCTCACGTGGTCTCGAAGGCGACTCTCGTGGACTGGATCTGGGGTGAGAGCCCGCCCACCGATGCGGCGAACGCCCTGCACCGCCTGGTGTCCCGGCTGCGAAAACTGCTGCCGGACGGTGCGATCGAGGGGCAGACCGACGGCTATCAGTTGACGGTGGCACCGGAGTTCGTCGACGCCGTACGGTTCGAACGCCTCGTCGGCCAGGCGCGTGACGACGAGGGTCCGCAGCGGGTCCGGCGGCTCCGCGAGGCCCTCGCCCTGTGGCGGGGTGCGGCCATGCAGGACGTCGGTGTGATCGACAGCGCGACGTTCGAGGCGGCGGTCACCCGACTGGAGAGGCTGCGCCTGACCGCTGTGGAGGATCGCTTCGACGTGGAGATCAGCCTCGGGCGCGGTCCCGAGCTGGTCGAGGAGTTGACCGACCTGGTGGCCGCGCACCCGGTGCGGGAACGGCTCGTCATGTTGTTGATGCGTGCGCTCGCCGCGAGCGGTCGGGACAACGAGGCGCTGCTGGTGTACCAGCGCACGAGCGAGGCTCTGGCCGACGCGTTGGGTGTCGATCCCTCGCCGGAGCTTTCGGCGTTGCACGTCGCGTTGCTGCGGGGCGAGTTGGGCCGGCGGGAGGAGAACCGCAAGACCAACCTCCGGGCCGAGTTGAGCAGCTTCGTTGGCAAGGACGACGCTGTCGCCCGGGTGGGTGCGCTCGTCGCCGCACATCGGCTCACGACACTGATCGGACCGGGTGGCTCGGGGAAGACCAGGCTGGCCACGGAAACCGCGCGCCTGATGCTCGATGACCTGCCGGACGGGGTCTGGCTGGTCGAGCTTGCCGCGATCGGCGCGGACGGTGACGTGGTGCAGGCGACGCTCGCCGGGCTCGGGCTTCGGGACGCTCTGCTCGGCGAGGCACCGAACCTGGAGCTGATCGATCGACTCGTCGCCGCGATCCGTGAGCGGGAGGCGCTGCTGATCCTGGACAACTGCGAGCACGTGATCGAGTCGGCGGCGGTGGTCGCCCATCGACTTCTCGGAGAGTGTCGGCGGTTGCGGATCCTGGCGACGAGCAGGGAGCCGTTGGGCATCACCGGCGAGGCGCTGTGGCCGGTCGCTCCGTTGGCCCTGCCGGCCCTCGACGCCGACCCCGCTGAGATCGAATCCTCTCCCGCAGTCCGGTTGCTGCGGGATCGAGCGGGCGCTGTACGCAGGGATCTGGCGCTCGACGCCCACACGTCGTCGACGATGGCGCGGGTGTGTCGGGCGCTGGACGGGATGCCGCTGGCGATCGAACTGGCTGCGGCCCGGCTGCGCACCATGTCCGTCGACCAGCTCGCCAGGCGGCTCGACGACCGCTTCCGCCTGCTGACCGGCGGCAGCCGTACCGCGTTGCCCCGGCATCGGACGCTGCGTGCCGTGGTCGACTGGAGCTGGGAGCTGCTGACCGACGCCGAACGAGCGGTCCTGCGCCGGCTCTCGGTGTTTTCCGGCGGGATCAGTCTGGAAGCTGCCGAACGGGTGTGCGCCGACGACGTGGTCGAGCGGGAGGAGATGCTCGAACTGCTCACCGCGCTCGCCGAGAAGTCGCTGCTGGTCGCCGAGGGCGACGAGGCGCCGCGCTACCGCATGCTCGGCACGATCAAGGAGTACGCCGCGCAGCGGCTCGCCGAGGCGGGCGAGTCGGATCTCGCGCGCCACGCACACCTGGCCTACTTCACCGACCTCACCGAGACGGCGGAGCCGCACCTTCGCCGCGCGGACCAGCTGCGGTGGCTCGCCACCCTCGAACTCGAACACGACAACATCGGTGCCGCGATGCGCGGTGCGCTCGCCGCCGGCGAGGCGGAAGCGGCGATGCGGCTGGCGGCCGGTGGCGGCTGGTACTGGTGGCTCGGCGGCCATCGGACCGAAGGGATGGAGCTGATCACCGCGGCCACCGAGACGCCCGGCGAGGTGACCGACGAGATCCGGGCCACGGTGTACGCACTGGTCGTGCTCTTCATCAACTCCGGGCCGGGTGACGAGCGCCAGGCGGCGGAGTGGATCCACAAGGCGTACGAGGTCAGCCAACGCAGTCACGGCAGCCACCCGGGCGTGGCGCTCGTGGTCCCGCTGGAACGCATGCTGCGGGCTCCGGACGCGATCCTGGCCGCGTGGGAGCCACTGTTGGACGACGAGGATCCCTGGGTGCGTGCGCTGGCCCGGCTGCAACTCGGCAAGATGCGGATCATTCTCGGCCAGCACGGGCCGGAGGTGGACGCGTACTTCGAGTCGGCGCTCACCGAGTTCCGGGCTCTCGGCGAGCGGTTCGGGATCTCGTTCGCCCTGACCGAGTTGTCGGAGCTGATCGCCGTACGCGGCGAGTTCGCGCGTGCCTGCGGGTACTACGACGAGGCGGTCGCGGTGGTGACCGAGGTCGGCACCGTCGAGGACATCATCCGGATGCGCTCGCGACAGGCTCAGCTGTACTGGTTGTTGGGCGACGAGGAGTCCAGCGCGTCGGCGCTGGCCGAGGCGCGGCGGTACGCGCGACGGGTCACGTGGCCGGGAGCGCTGGCCGTGTTGGCGCTGTCGCAGGCGGAACTCGCCCGCTGGCGTGGCGACGCGGAGGAGGTGGCGCGGCAGATCGATGTCGTGGCCGGCCTGTTGCGCGACGAGGCCGAACAGGCGCACATCCGCGCGGTGACCCACGACCTGCTCGGGTACCTCGCCGACGATCTCGACGAGGTCCGTCGGCACCGCGCCGCGGCCTGCGAGGCGGCTGCCGAGACGGGTCACGCGCCGTCGATCTCGCAGGCGCTCGTCGGAGTTGCGGACCTCGCCCTACGGCAGGACCAGTACGAGCAGGCCGCGCGCCTGCTCGCGGCGAGCAACTCCGTCCGCGGACGGCCAGATCGTTCCCACCCGGACGTGGCCCGGATCGAGCAGACAGTGCGGCGCCGCCTCGGCGATGTGGGAATCGCAGAGGCGGCGCTGGAGGGCACTCGGACGAACTGGAGGGAGTTGGTCGCGGTCACGCTCGCTTCGTGAACGTGGACCGCGCCCACAGGTAGCCGACGAGTGCGATGGCGACGCACCAGGCGAGGGCGGGGATCACGTCGCCGGCGGACGGCGTGCCGTTGAGGAATCCGCGCAGGGTCTCGATGATCGGCGTGAAGGGCTGGTATTCCGCGAACTCGCGGAGCCCTGGCCCCATCTTGTCCGCCGGCACGATCGCGCTACTGAAGAACGGCAGCATGACCAGCGGTACGGAGGCCAGCCCGGCGGTCTCCGGTGACTTCGCCGACAGGCCCAGCGCGACGGTGAGCCAGCCTGCGGCGAAACCGAGCAGCACGACGATGCCGATCGCGCCGAGCCAACCGAGGAGGGTCGCCGAGGGGCTGAATCCGAGCAGGAACGCCACCCCGACGAGGGCCGCGATGGCGACCAGGTTGGTCAGCACACTGGCGACGACGTGACCGGTCAGTACCGCGCCACGGGAGACGTGCATGACTTTGAACCGGTTGATGATGCCCTTCGTCATGTCGGAGTTCACCGCGGTCGCGGTGGCCCCCAGGCCATAGCAGACCGCCAGCAGCATCAGGCCGGGAGTCGCGTAGTCGACGTAGTCGACACCGACGTTGAAGGCGTCGCCGAACATGTACACGAACATCAACATGATCACGATCGGCATCAGCACCGCGTTGAACACCGAGGTCGGGTTGCGGGCGATGTGCTTGAAGTTGCGGCGCAACATGACGATCGAGTGGGACTTGGCGCTCATTTCGCGGATACCTCCTGGGTGCGGTTGCCCGTCAGGGCGAGGAAGACGTCATCGAGGTCCGGCGTCTGCACGGAGAACCCCTCGGCGCTGATCGCGTACTCATCGAGCCGGTCCAGCAGGGCGCGCAGGGAGGCCGTCCCGCCGTCGCTCGGCACCCGCAGGGCGAGTGCCTCGTCGTCTCGCGTGGAGTCGCTGAGCACCCGGGCGGCCGCGTCGAGTTCCGCGACGGTGGCGAACCGGAGCCGGACGTGTGTGCCGGGGATCTGGCGCTTGAGCTCGTCGGGGGTGCCCTGGGCGACCAGGCGGCCCTGGTCGAGGACGGCGATCCGGTCGGCGAGCTGGTCGGCCTCCTCGAGGTACTGCGTGGTGAGGAAGATCGTCACACCGTCGGCCACCAGGTCCCGGATGATCGACCACATCGTGCGTCGGCTGCGCGGGTCCAGGCCCGTCGTCGGCTCGTCGAGGAAGATGATCCGCGGATCGCCGACGAGGGTCATCGCCAGATCCAGCTTGCGGCGCATCCCCCCGGAGTAGGTCGACACCGGCTTCTGCGCCGACTCCGTCAGGTCGAACCGTTCCAGCAGCTCCGTGACGATCCGTTTGCCGTCCTTGGCCGGTATCGGGCTGAGGTCCACCATCAGCTGGAGGTTCTCCCGACCGGTCAGCAGCTCGTCCACCGCCGCGAACTGGCCGGTGACTCCGATCGCCGCGCGGACGGCCTTGGCCTGGGTAGCGACGTCGTGTCCGGCGACGCGTACGGTCCCGCCGTCGGCTTTCACCAACGTGGTCAGCACGTTCACCGTGGTCGTCTTGCCGGCCCCGTTCGGGCCGAGTAGGGAGAAGATCGTGCCTGCGGGGACGTCCAGGTCGATGCCGTCGAGCACGACCTTGTCCTTGTAGGCCTTGCGCAGTCCGGAGACCGCGATCGCTGAACTCGTCATGCGGTCTACCATCGGCGGCCGGCCTGTCATCCCCCTGACGCGGCTCTGACACGACCCCTGACACGGGGTCCCTACCCGGCGACGACACCGCCGGTATCGACAGTGGTAGTTCCAGCTGGCCCCGGCACCGGCTAGTGTCCGGCTCGGAGGTGGTCCGTGTTCACCGAAGCCTTTCCGATCGTGACGACACCTGACCTGCCACGACTGATCGGGTTCTACCGGGATGTGGTCGGCTTCGAGCTGACCTACCGGTTCCCGGACGAGGGTGTTCCGGAGTTCGTCGCGCTCCGGCTGGGCAGCAGCGAGCTCGGCCTGGCCGCCAACCCGGAGGCCGGCGACCCGGCCGAGTCGCACCGCTGGGAGCTGTGCGTCTACGCCGACGACTGCGACGTCGCGGTGCACGCCCTGCGCTCGGGCGGTGCCACGGTCGTCGAGGAGCCGGTCGACCAGCCGTGGGGGGAACGGTCCGCGCGGGTCACGGATCCCGACGGCAACCGCATGCTGGTGCTGTCCCGCCTCGCTTAGCAGGCACGGATCCCGGACGGTCTCCGTTCAGGCGTAACGGAGACCGTCCACGGTCTGCGACCCGCGGTCATCGTCGCCAGAACAGGAGATGGGTGATCCCGCTGGGGCTGGGCACCGATTCCAGGTGGAAGCGGTCGAGAAGTTCGGCGGGGCTGTCCCACAACCGCTCACCCCGGTCGAGGTCGACGGGCGCGACGGCGATGTGCATCGTGTCGACCAGATCGGCTTCGAGGAACTCGCGGATGGTGGCGACTCCACCACCGAGGCGTACGTCCCGGCCGTCGGCCGCCTGCTTCGCCTGGGCCAGTGCCTCGGCCGGACTGGCGTCGAGGAAGTGGAACGTGGTGTCGGCCAGTGTGAACGACGGACGTACGTGGTGGGTGAGCACGAAGACCGGCGTGTGGAACGGCGGGTTCTCCCCCCACCAGCCCTGCCAGTCATGGTTCTCCCAGGGGCCACGCTGTGGGCCGAACTTGTTGCGGCCCATGATCTCGGCGCCGATGTTGCACTCGGCGTCGCGGGTCAGGTAGTCGTCCAGACCCCGGCTGCCGCCGGGCTCGGTGCGGTACACGAAGCTGGCGGTGGCGGCCCGCCAGGAGAACAGCGGGGTGGGGTCGGCGTGGCCGAAGGGCCGTTCCAGGCTCTGCCCCTCTCCGGTGCCGAACCCGTCGCGCGAAACGTTGAAGCACTGCACTCGCAACAGTTGCGGCATCCTCGTCTCCTCCCGGATCGACCGTGTCACCTGGTCACCGTCGGGCCGCCGCCGCTGCCCCGATCGTCGAGCACCAGCGGGGCTCGACCGTTGACGGCGTACCGGATGTGGGTGACCTGTGGTGTGTGGATGACGCGGGTCGGCGTCAGCTCGATCGCCTCCTTCTCGGCGAGGTCGAGGTCCGCGTTGAACAGTCGCAGGCCGGTGCCGAGCACGACCGGTACGACGTGCAGCTCCAACTCGTCGAGCAGACCTGCCTTGATGACCTGCCGCACCAGGCTGCCGCCCCCGGCCACCGCGACGTTCTTGCCGCCGGCCACGGCACGGGCCTGCTCGACGGCGCTGGCCACCCCGTCCGTGACGAAGGTGAAGCTGGTTCCCCCCTGCCGCAGCAGACGCTCGCGGGGGCGGTGGGTGACGACGAAGACCGGTGCGCGAAACGGTGGCTCGTCACCCCACGGCACCTCACCGCCGTCGGCCATCCGGCGTCCCATCACGTACGCGCCGGCCGCCTCGAAAGTCTCGGCGATCACCTCGGAGTTGGTGTCCTGCTCGCCACCGGCGAAGCCCTGTCGTTCACGCCAGGCCGACGCCTCGGTCACCCAGCGGGTGACCCGGAAGAATCCGGCGCTCTCGGCCGAGTCCATCCAGTCGCCGTCGCCGTCGAACAGCGGGCCGGCGTAGAACCCGTCCGCCGACACCGACAGCTGTGCGGTCACCTTCGTCATCGCGCTGGTCCTCTCCCTGGTCACACCCCCGGACGGGGTGCGGCTCGCCAAGGGGTCGGAGCCGAACGCCGCACCCCTACCCGAGAGCAGTGTGACGTGGGTCACTTACTGGCGCAGGCTAGCGGCCGGGTGCAACCGAACGACGTCGTACGGCGACCTGGCCCGGGTGGTGCCCCGGTCTAGGCTGGCGATCATGCGGATTGGCATCGTGATCCTGCCGGACCAGCGGTGGGCGGAGGCGCAGCGTCGGTGGCGGCAGGTCGACGAGTGGGGATTCGACCACGCCTGGACGTACGACCACCTGGGTTGGCGGGACCTGGTCGACGGCCCGTGGTTCGACTCGATGGCCACGTTGACCGCCGCCGCGACGGTCACCTCCCGGATCCGGCTGGGCACCCTCGTGGCGTCGCCGAACTTCCGGCACCCGGCCGCGTTCGCCCGGCAGATCACCACTGTGGACGACGTCTCTGCCGGTCGGCTGCTGCTCGGCCTGGGCGCGGGCGGCATCGGTTTCGACTCGGCCGTGCTGGGCGGTGAGACGCTGCCGCCGCGTCAGCGCGTCGACCGGTTCGCCGAGTTCGCCGAGCTGCTCGATCTGATCCTGCGCGAGGACGGCACGACCTGGCGCGGTGACTGGTTCGCCGCGGTCGACGCCCGCAACAATCCGGGCTGCGTCCAGCAGCCCCGGGTGCCCTTCGTGATGGCCGCCAACGGGCCGCGGTCGATGCGGCTGGTGACCCGGTTCGGCCAGGGCTGGGTGACCACCGGCACCGGCGACGACAACGACCTGGAGAGCTGGTGGGGCAGCGTGTCGGCGCTGTCCGCGCGGATGGACCGCGCGCTGGACGAGGCCGGCCGCGACCCGGCCACCCTGGACCGTTATCTCTCGCTGGACGCCGCGCCGGTGTTCTCGCTCAGCAGCGCCCAGTTCTTCGCCGACCAGGTCGGCCGGGCCGCCGACCTGGGCTTCACCGACGTGGTGACGCACTGGCCACGGGCCAGCAGCTGGTACGCCGGCGACGAGAACGTGCTGTCGGACGTGGCGACCGGACTGCTGCCGGAGCTGCGTGGCTGAGGTCTGTCAGGTGCCCAGGTCGCCGCTGGCCACCCCACCCTCGCCCCCGGAGACCAGCCGCAGGCGTAGGCAGACGATCGGGCTGTCGTCGTCGACAGGTGTGCCGAGCCGCGCCCAGTAGGTCGCGTGCCCGGTCCGCCACTCCTCGATCGACCGATCCCCCTCGCCCTCGGCGCGGGCGAACTCCCACGGCACGTCGGCGAAACGGACCACCTCCACCCCGGTGA is a window of Micromonospora sp. WMMD961 DNA encoding:
- a CDS encoding LLM class flavin-dependent oxidoreductase; this translates as MRIGIVILPDQRWAEAQRRWRQVDEWGFDHAWTYDHLGWRDLVDGPWFDSMATLTAAATVTSRIRLGTLVASPNFRHPAAFARQITTVDDVSAGRLLLGLGAGGIGFDSAVLGGETLPPRQRVDRFAEFAELLDLILREDGTTWRGDWFAAVDARNNPGCVQQPRVPFVMAANGPRSMRLVTRFGQGWVTTGTGDDNDLESWWGSVSALSARMDRALDEAGRDPATLDRYLSLDAAPVFSLSSAQFFADQVGRAADLGFTDVVTHWPRASSWYAGDENVLSDVATGLLPELRG
- a CDS encoding ASCH domain-containing protein, with product MWPRIGELRTLALGTPGELRATLNTLVLAGVKTATAGRLAEYAEEGEELEHVGERLALVDDDDALAGVVEITGVEVVRFADVPWEFARAEGEGDRSIEEWRTGHATYWARLGTPVDDDSPIVCLRLRLVSGGEGGVASGDLGT